A part of Vigna radiata var. radiata cultivar VC1973A chromosome 11, Vradiata_ver6, whole genome shotgun sequence genomic DNA contains:
- the LOC106777959 gene encoding SRSF protein kinase 2, translating into MSCSSSSGSEEDDEGFDSYRKGGYHAVRVGDQFGGGRYIAQRKLGWGQFSTVWLAYDTKTSSFVALKIQKSAAEFVQAALHEIDILSSIADHDPSNSKFVIQLIDNFKHTGPNGQHLCMVLEFLGDSLLRLIKYNRYKGLPLNKVREICKCVLIGLDYLHTDLSIIHSDLKPENILLCSTIDPAKDPLRSGLSPILERPEGNTNGGVSSLIEKRLKRRARSAVAKISGRRGSMGGTEDVAKTDRNIDGIDVRCKIVDFGNACWAEKQFAEEIQTRQYRAPEVVLISGYSFPVDMWSFACIAFELATGDMLFTPKGGQGFSEDEDHLALMMELLGKMPRKIAIGGAQSKDYFDRHGDLKRIRRLKFCPLDKLLTDKYKFSVNDAQEFSEFLLPLFDFAPEKRPTARQCLEHPWLKCMESPPNQTAEEKVHVGMSNLKISQSKA; encoded by the exons ATGTCGTGTTCGTCGTCGTCGGGGTCGGAGGAAGACGATGAGGGATTCGACTCTTACCGGAAAGGAGGGTACCACGCCGTCAGAGTCGGCGATCAGTTCGGCGGCGGCAGGTACATAGCGCAGAGGAAACTGGGTTGGGGTCAGTTCTCCACCGTCTGGCTTGCTTACGATACTAAAACTTCT TCATTTGTTGCTCTCAAGATCCAGAAAAGTGCCGCCGAGTTTGTTCAGGCTGCCCTTCATGAGATTGATATTCTTTCATCCATTGCTGACCATGACccatcaaattcaaaatttgtcaTTCAATTGATTGACAACTTTAAGCACACTGGTCCAAATGGGCAGCATCTTTGCATGGTCCTGGAGTTTCTTGGCGATAGTTTGCTTCGCTTGATCAAATATAACCGTTACAAAGGCCTTCCATTGAATAAAGTTAGAGAGATTTGCAAATGCGTTTTAATTGGTTTGGACTACTTGCATACTGATCTTAGTATAATCCACTCTGACCTAAAACCTGAAAACATTCTTCTATGTTCAACCATTGATCCTGCCAAAGACCCTTTAAGATCTGGACTCTCTCCAATTCTAGAGCGACCTGAGGGAAACACAAATGGTGGAGTATCAAGTCTTATTGAGAAAAGGTTGAAAAGGAGAGCAAGGTCGGCAGTTGCTAAGATATCCGGAAGAAGAGGGTCAATGGGAGGAACAGAAGATGTTGCAAAGACCGATAGAAACATTGATGGGATTGATGTGAGATGCAAGATAGTAGATTTTGGAAATGCTTGTTGGGCTGAGAAGCAGTTTGCAGAAGAAATACAGACAAGACAGTACAGAGCACCTGAAGTTGTACTGATATCTGGCTATTCTTTCCCTGTTGACATGTGGTCTTTTGCTTGCATTGCTTTTGAACTAGCCACTGGAGATATGTTGTTTACACCAAAGGGTGGACAAGGTTTTAGTGAGGACGAG gaTCACCTCGCCCTGATGATGGAACTCCTTGGAAAGATGCCCCGGAAG ATTGCTATTGGTGGAGCTCAATCCAAGGATTACTTTGACAGGCATGGAGATCTTAAAAGGATTCGAAGGCTAAAATTCTGTCCACTAGACAAATTGCTGactgataaatataaattttcagtTAATGATGCTCAAGAGTTTTCAGAATTTCTTCTACCACTCTTTGATTTTGCCCCTGAGAAGCGACCAACTGCGAGACAGTGCCTGGAACATCCATGGCTGAAGTGCATGGAGTCCCCTCCAAATCAAACTGCTGAGGAAAAAGTGCATGTTGGAATGAGCAACCTTAAAATCTCACAGTCCAAGGCATAG
- the LOC106776515 gene encoding uncharacterized protein LOC106776515 encodes MENVCDVNHLDADVLLPPRKRLLAGLKKQSSDGDAAASPSRVVASCATVSKAVSSSPSSYSVEFEARLKNLLSSHPTNPNLTPEEVVEASKAEAVAAVKAAKAARAAAEEKAEIAAKAVAAAKRALDLIASFSEEAMGSSKERNPKKNKLKKHLPVHFLYKKYQQIENCGTDEELARKLHRAMNSSPRISKNSPNSDSRGRKYRKPKNFSSFEMTEVSDSHMVTGQDLLSMNNDHAVVSKVDSEGSVQEACSSKEDKKGFRYEGSSQVEVIDNGEAESSQSKEKKSEDLSSVGKKRGRVKLKKLPLSICTSKDRAQPKESAPLTEMNAGDHVGNKALFPMESSADRVMPIEATSTCKCHEFKTPACIKQSKAVQS; translated from the coding sequence ATGGAGAATGTGTGTGATGTTAATCACTTGGATGCTGATGTTCTTTTGCCTCCTCGTAAGCGTCTTCTTGCTGGATTGAAAAAACAGAGCTCGGATGGTGATGCTGCAGCATCTCCATCGCGGGTTGTTGCTTCCTGTGCTACAGTTTCCAAGGCTGTTTCCTCTTCACCTTCTTCCTATTCCGTTGAATTTGAAGCCAGGCTTAAGAATTTGTTGAGTTCTCATCCCACTAACCCTAACCTTACCCCTGAGGAGGTCGTGGAGGCTTCGAAGGCTGAAGCAGTGGCTGCAGTGAAAGCTGCAAAGGCTGCTAGAGCTGCAGCTGAGGAAAAGGCCGAGATTGCCGCAAAAGCAGTTGCAGCTGCCAAGAGAGCTTTGGATTTGATCGCCTCTTTCTCCGAAGAGGCAATGGGTAGTAGCAAGGAAAGAAATCCGAAGAAGAACAAGCTCAAGAAGCATCTCCCAGTTCATTTCTTGTACAAAAAATACCAACAAATTGAAAATTGTGGGACGGATGAAGAACTGGCCCGGAAGTTGCATCGGGCTATGAACAGTTCTCCAAGAATCTCAAAGAATTCTCCAAATTCAGACTCAAGAGGCAGGAAATACAGAAAACCCAAGAACTTTTCGAGCTTTGAAATGACTGAGGTTTCGGATTCCCACATGGTAACTGGACAGGATTTGTTATCTATGAACAATGACCACGCGGTGGTGAGTAAGGTTGATTCTGAAGGCTCCGTTCAAGAAGCATGCTCAAGCAAGGAAGATAAGAAGGGATTCAGATATGAAGGATCTAGCCAAGTGGAGGTAATAGATAATGGGGAAGCAGAGTCAAGTCAGTCAAAGGAGAAAAAATCAGAAGATTTGTCTTCAGTGGGTAAGAAGAGAGGAAGGGTGAAACTAAAGAAGTTACCCTTAAGCATTTGCACTTCCAAAGACAGGGCACAGCCAAAGGAAAGTGCTCCATTGACTGAAATGAATGCTGGTGATCATGTTGGCAATAAAGCTTTGTTTCCAATGGAGTCATCTGCTGACAGAGTGATGCCAATTGAGGCTACATCAACATGCAAATGCCATGAGTTCAAGACACCTGCTTGTATCAAACAAAGTAAAGCTGTGCAAtcataa